A region from the Dendropsophus ebraccatus isolate aDenEbr1 chromosome 1, aDenEbr1.pat, whole genome shotgun sequence genome encodes:
- the HDC gene encoding histidine decarboxylase, with the protein MESEEYRKRGKELVDYIYQYLSTVRERRVYPDVQPGYMRALLPDSAPVESESWDNIFRDIEDIIMPGVVHWQSPHMHAYFPALTSWPSLLGDMLADAINCLGFTWASSPACTELEMNVMDWLAKMLGLPCHFLHHYPESKGGGVLQSTVSESTLIALLAARKDKILEMQSSEPESDDSSLNSRLIAYASNQAHSSVEKAGLISLVKVRFLPVDENFSLRGETLRAAIEEDRKRGLVPVFVCATLGTTGVCAFDNLAELGPICAREGLWLHIDAAYAGTAFLCPEFRTLFTGVEYADSFTFNPSKWMMVHFDCTAFWVKDKYKLQQTFSVNPIYLRHANSGAATDFMHWQIPLSRRFRSLKLWFVIRSFGIKNLQAHIRHGTEMAKYFESLVKADQLFEVPAKRYLGLVVFRLKGPNILTEQVLLELTRSGNMFLIPATIHDKFIIRFTVTSQFTTREDIQRDWNLIREAAINVTNLYNSTLSNDCNKLLNPPTTETGDTEDNFQKITVQPKHADFSPKDWVEQISEDDLDPFEDCFPENVPVASKHRPMSSMYRYWSTQDKKKNARSLRCNSVPAHNREAIVEKMVPQFELQKDGSILSKLPGKVMILEKNAFRKLIKFYSVPSFPEISIQCGLKLPCCPLQALV; encoded by the exons ATGGAATCAGAGGAATACAGGAAAAGAG GTAAAGAATTGGTGGACTATATCTATCAGTATCTCAGCACAGTAAGAGAAAGGCGGGTATATCCAGatgtacagcctggttatatgagAGCTCTATTACCCGACAGTGCCCCTGTGGAATCGGAGAGTTGGGACAACATATTCAGAGACATTGAAGACATCATCATGCCTGGG GTTGTCCATTGGCAGAGTCCCCATATGCATGCATACTTCCCAGCCCTGACATCCTGGCCTTCCTTGCTTGGAGACATGCTTGCAGACGCTATAAACTGCTTAGGATTTACATGG GCTTCCAGTCCCGCATGTACGGAACTAGAGATGAATGTGATGGATTGGTTGGCTAAAATGCTGGGCCTTCCCTGTCATTTCCTTCATCATTACCCCGAGAGCAAAGGTGGAGGGGTTCTGCAA AGTACTGTGAGCGAGTCTACACTGATAGCTTTACTGGCTGCCAGGAAGGACAAAATCCTGGAGATGCAAAGCTCAGAACCTGAATCCGATGACTCCAGCCTGAATTCTCGGCTCATTGCTTATGCCTCAAATCAG GCTCACTCTTCTGTAGAGAAAGCTGGTCTCATTTCTCTCGTAAAGGTTCGCTTTCTGCCAGTGGATGAGAATTTTTCTCTTCGAGGAGAGACATTAAGAGCCGCCATAGAAGAAGATCGAAAGCGTGGACTTGTTCCTGTCTTT GTATGTGCTACACTAGGAACAACTGGGGTGTGTGCCTTTGATAATCTAGCAGAGTTGGGTCCCATAT GTGCCAGGGAAGGATTGTGGCTCCACATTGATGCAGCATATGCTGGCACTGCCTTTCTTTGCCCAGAGTTCAGAACGCTATTCACTGGAGTGGAATATGCTGATTCTTTTACTTTCAATCCATCAAAGTGGATGATGGTGCATTTTGACTGCACTGCTTTCTG GGTGAAAGACAAATACAAGCTACAGCAAACATTCAGTGTCAACCCCATCTACCTCCGCCATGCCAACAGTGGAGCCGCAACTGATTTCATG CACTGGCAAATTCCACTTAGTCGGCGTTTCCGCTCCCTAAAGCTGTGGTTTGTAATCCGATCATTTGGGATTAAAAATCTTCAGGCACACATCAGACAT GGCACAGAAATGGCCAAATATTTTGAGTCATTGGTGAAAGCTGACCAGCTGTTTGAAGTCCCTGCAAAGAGATACCTTGGGCTGGTTGTTTTTCGGCTAAAG GGTCCAAATATTCTGACAGAACAAGTACTGTTAGAACTGACCAGATCTGGGAACATGTTCCTCATTCCAGCCACTATCCATGACAAGTTTATCATCCGTTTCACCGTCACCTCTCAGTTTACCACAAGGGAAGACATTCAGCGTGACTGGAATCTTATCAGAGAAGCTGCAATAAATGTCACCAATCTGTATAATAGCACCTTATCCAATGACTGCAATAAATTACTAAATCCTCCAACCACAGAAACTGGGGACACAGAAGACAACTTCCAGAAAATCACTGTACAACCCAAACATGCAGATTTCAGCCCTAAAGATTGGGTTGAGCAGATCTCTGAAGATGACTTGGATCCTTTTGAGGATTGCTTCCCTGAGAATGTCCCCGTGGCTAGCAAACATAGACCCATGTCTTCTATGTATCGATACTGGTCTACCCAGGACAAGAAAAAGAATGCCCGTTCTCTTAGATGTAACAGTGTTCCTGCACACAACAGGGAAGCAATTGTTGAAAAGATGGTGCCACAATTTGAACTTCAGAAAGATGGCAGCATTCTCTCCAAGCTCCCAGGAAAGGTTATGATTTTAGAGAAAAATGCCTTCCGGAAATTAATCAAGTTTTACAGTGTGCCCAGCTTCCCAGAAATCAGCATCCAGTGTGGGCTCAAGCTGCCCTGCTGCCCGCTCCAAGCACTAGTGTGA